One part of the Arachidicoccus terrestris genome encodes these proteins:
- a CDS encoding site-specific integrase, with protein sequence MKNTMLNIKVVPDKRRETVQGKYPLKLRLTYKRERKYYSIGKMVSEDEWQSLNSEKAKGKLRNLRNELTQIEVMAQETAVKIVPFSFILFERQYFQSPQVADLNTVLVDSYNEYIEGLIKNQQIKTAKSYSNSFKSLNAYKPNLTIFDITVEFLQQYEIWMLSNKKSRTTIGIYTRCLRTIMNVLKSESIITEQAYPFGRKKYMIPKGNNTKKALSIEQIKAIFNYEVPAGEHYYYQRRSKDFWIFSYLASGMNFNDIAKLKWENFDQSSFTFLRSKTIRTNKANPHPITVLLNEQLNRIIKSWSTDPNTSKKDDYVFNIIHKTDSQDQIATKIDQFIKVTNRWMNQIGKKLKIEAPITTYVARHSFATITITNGNAPIEFVSQCLGHASILTTQHYFAGFNTQKQAEYSKALLNF encoded by the coding sequence ATGAAAAATACAATGCTAAATATAAAGGTGGTCCCCGACAAAAGGCGGGAGACAGTACAAGGTAAATATCCATTAAAACTAAGACTTACCTATAAAAGGGAAAGAAAATACTATTCCATCGGCAAAATGGTTTCCGAAGATGAATGGCAATCACTAAATTCAGAAAAAGCCAAGGGTAAATTAAGAAACCTCCGGAACGAATTGACGCAAATAGAAGTAATGGCTCAAGAGACGGCAGTTAAAATAGTTCCATTTTCCTTTATCCTATTTGAGCGGCAATATTTCCAAAGCCCTCAGGTTGCTGACCTCAATACGGTCCTGGTCGACAGCTACAATGAATACATAGAAGGTCTCATTAAAAACCAGCAGATCAAAACAGCCAAAAGCTATTCGAACTCATTCAAATCGTTAAACGCTTATAAGCCCAACCTAACTATATTCGACATCACAGTTGAATTCCTCCAGCAATATGAAATTTGGATGCTTAGCAACAAAAAATCAAGGACAACTATAGGCATCTACACCAGATGTTTACGGACCATTATGAATGTTTTAAAATCGGAAAGCATAATTACTGAACAAGCCTACCCCTTTGGCAGGAAAAAATACATGATACCAAAGGGCAACAATACTAAAAAAGCTCTAAGTATTGAACAGATAAAGGCCATTTTCAATTACGAAGTACCAGCTGGTGAGCACTACTACTATCAACGACGGTCCAAAGATTTTTGGATTTTCTCATACCTAGCAAGCGGCATGAACTTCAATGATATAGCAAAACTAAAATGGGAAAATTTTGACCAATCATCATTTACCTTTCTCAGATCAAAAACAATAAGAACAAACAAGGCTAATCCGCACCCGATAACCGTACTGCTTAATGAACAACTAAATAGAATTATTAAATCATGGTCAACAGACCCTAATACTAGTAAAAAAGATGACTATGTATTCAATATCATCCATAAAACCGATTCTCAAGACCAAATAGCGACCAAGATCGATCAATTCATTAAAGTAACCAACCGTTGGATGAATCAAATCGGGAAAAAATTAAAAATTGAAGCACCAATTACCACATATGTGGCCCGCCACTCATTCGCAACAATAACAATAACAAATGGCAATGCCCCTATAGAATTCGTGAGCCAGTGCCTTGGCCATGCCAGTATATTAACAACCCAGCATTACTTTGCCGGTTTCAATACACAAAAACAAGCAGAATATAGCAAAGCACTATTAAATTTCTAA